The Mycolicibacterium smegmatis genome has a window encoding:
- the era gene encoding GTPase Era, giving the protein MTEFRSGFVCFVGRPNTGKSTLTNALVGQKVAITSNRPQTTRHTIRGIVHREDFQIILVDTPGLHRPRTLLGQRLNDLVKDTYSEVDVIGMCIPADEAIGPGDRWIYQQIRAVAPRTTLIGIVTKIDKVPKDRVAAQLLAVSELMGPDAEIVPVSATSGEQLDVLTNVLVSQLPPGPAYYPDGELTDEPEEVLMAELIREAALEGVRDELPHSLAVVIDEVSQREDRDDLIDVHAILYVERDSQKGIVIGKGGARLREVGTAARKQIEKLLGTKVYLDLRVKIAKNWQRDPKQLGKLGF; this is encoded by the coding sequence TTGACTGAATTCCGTTCCGGCTTCGTGTGTTTCGTCGGCAGGCCGAACACCGGCAAGTCGACGCTGACCAATGCCCTGGTGGGTCAGAAGGTCGCGATCACGTCGAACCGCCCGCAGACCACGCGGCACACCATCCGCGGCATCGTGCACCGCGAGGATTTCCAGATCATCCTCGTCGACACCCCGGGCCTGCACAGGCCGCGCACGCTGCTGGGTCAGCGGCTCAACGATCTGGTCAAGGACACCTACTCCGAGGTCGACGTCATCGGCATGTGCATTCCCGCCGACGAGGCCATCGGGCCCGGCGACCGGTGGATCTATCAGCAGATCCGCGCCGTGGCGCCCAGGACCACGTTGATCGGCATCGTCACCAAGATCGACAAGGTGCCCAAGGACCGAGTGGCCGCGCAACTGCTCGCGGTGAGCGAGCTCATGGGGCCCGACGCCGAGATCGTGCCGGTGTCGGCGACCTCAGGGGAGCAACTCGACGTCCTGACGAATGTCCTGGTGTCTCAGCTGCCCCCGGGGCCGGCCTACTATCCCGACGGTGAGCTCACCGACGAGCCCGAGGAAGTGCTCATGGCCGAGCTCATCCGCGAGGCCGCACTCGAAGGCGTGCGCGACGAACTGCCGCACTCGCTGGCCGTCGTCATCGACGAGGTGTCACAACGGGAGGACCGCGACGACCTGATCGACGTGCACGCGATTCTCTACGTCGAGCGCGACAGCCAGAAGGGCATCGTGATCGGCAAGGGCGGGGCCCGCCTGCGCGAGGTCGGCACCGCGGCCCGCAAGCAGATCGAAAAGCTGCTCGGCACAAAGGTTTACCTCGACCTTCGGGTCAAGATCGCCAAGAACTGGCAGCGCGATCCCAAACAGTTGGGCAAGCTGGGCTTCTAG